One genomic region from Deinococcus apachensis DSM 19763 encodes:
- the hisD gene encoding histidinol dehydrogenase encodes MEYFKQAAPQPPSVNQEIRDTVSRILSDVEREGLTAVRRYSERFDGHSPPSFRMSPEEITRVTSEVEDSVARAIDFSLTQVRNFAELQRRTLVDFEAETLPGVTIGQKQIPVNAVGAYIPGGRYPITAAPAMTIGVPKAAGVPRVVACAPVQRGTGRINPSQLYGIVNSGADEIYTIGGAQAMAAMAFGLEGSPPLEAVDMIVGAGNAYVAEAKRQLFGVVGIDLLAGPTEICILADDSADPELVAADLLAQAEHGVNSQSVLITTSRALAEAVTREIGRQLSTLPTADAAGVSWRDYGEIILVESDEEMAQVSDRVASEHLEVQTRDPDWFLARLTNYGSLFLGRNAAVAYADKGIGTNHVLPTSRAARYTGGLWVGKFIKTVTWQRVADAANPVVAPPFITMADTEGMVGHADSMRLRIRGASGD; translated from the coding sequence ATGGAATACTTCAAACAGGCCGCCCCCCAACCCCCTTCGGTGAATCAGGAAATCCGGGACACCGTTTCGCGCATCCTCTCCGACGTGGAGCGCGAGGGCCTGACTGCTGTGCGGCGCTACAGCGAGCGGTTCGACGGCCACAGCCCGCCCTCCTTCCGCATGTCCCCCGAGGAGATCACCCGGGTCACCTCGGAGGTCGAGGATTCCGTGGCCCGCGCGATCGACTTCAGCCTCACGCAGGTGCGGAACTTCGCGGAGTTGCAGCGCCGCACACTGGTGGACTTCGAGGCAGAGACCCTGCCCGGCGTGACCATCGGGCAGAAGCAGATTCCGGTGAACGCGGTGGGGGCGTACATCCCGGGGGGGCGCTACCCGATCACGGCGGCCCCGGCGATGACCATCGGGGTGCCGAAGGCGGCGGGCGTGCCCCGGGTGGTGGCCTGCGCGCCCGTCCAGCGCGGCACCGGCCGCATCAACCCCTCCCAGCTCTACGGCATCGTGAACAGTGGGGCCGACGAGATCTACACCATCGGTGGGGCGCAGGCGATGGCGGCGATGGCCTTCGGGCTGGAGGGCAGCCCGCCGCTGGAGGCCGTGGACATGATCGTGGGCGCGGGCAACGCCTACGTGGCCGAGGCCAAGCGGCAACTGTTCGGGGTGGTGGGCATTGACCTGCTCGCCGGACCCACCGAGATCTGCATCCTGGCCGACGACTCCGCCGACCCCGAACTCGTGGCCGCCGACCTGCTGGCCCAGGCCGAGCACGGGGTCAACTCGCAGTCGGTGCTGATCACGACTTCGCGGGCCCTGGCCGAGGCGGTCACACGCGAGATCGGGCGCCAGCTGTCCACTCTGCCCACCGCCGACGCCGCCGGGGTCTCCTGGCGCGACTACGGCGAGATCATCCTGGTGGAGTCCGACGAGGAGATGGCGCAGGTGTCCGACCGGGTGGCCTCCGAGCACCTGGAGGTGCAGACCCGCGACCCGGACTGGTTTCTCGCGCGGCTGACGAACTACGGCTCGCTCTTCCTGGGCCGGAACGCGGCGGTGGCGTACGCGGACAAGGGGATCGGCACGAATCACGTCCTGCCCACCAGCCGGGCGGCCCGCTACACGGGCGGGCTGTGGGTGGGCAAGTTCATCAAGACCGTGACCTGGCAGCGGGTCGCGGACGCCGCCAACCCGGTCGTCGCCCCGCCCTTCATCACGATGGCCGACACGGAGGGGATGGTCGGCCACGCGGACTCCATGCGGCTCAGAATCCGTGGGGCGTCAGGGGACTGA
- a CDS encoding ester cyclase, which translates to MEERELGPQMAPVVAGRRQSLEGFGADYTDIVDYIVRCTHKIWEDKAVGLIYTHYAHNTPVHLSDAEYYGRDQVVENTVRTLAAFPDLRLFGDEVIWSGNDREGFHSSHRVTWSGHNLGHSIYGPPTGRRVQRREIAHCVVRRGRIVEEWVVHDETALIRQLGLDEVELARTLSRAEAELGWQGPDTLVGEVSRLPGQGHPPVHADGDPRDPDALPGLLYGLVWNARMLNYLAKYYAPNAVVWVPGNRRLEGHGDLTAYVLGLLAAFPDGAMSVDHVAWIGSEAQGYRVAARWTFQGTHGGPGPYGPPTGRRVRVLGISHFEVRGGRIEREYMVWDEFALLKQVYRPG; encoded by the coding sequence GTGGAAGAGCGCGAGCTCGGTCCCCAGATGGCCCCGGTCGTGGCCGGGCGGCGGCAGAGCCTGGAGGGCTTTGGCGCCGATTACACCGACATCGTGGACTACATCGTCCGGTGTACGCACAAAATCTGGGAGGACAAGGCCGTCGGCCTGATCTACACCCACTACGCGCACAACACCCCGGTCCACCTCTCGGACGCCGAGTACTACGGGCGCGATCAGGTGGTCGAGAACACGGTGCGGACGCTGGCGGCCTTTCCCGACCTGCGCCTCTTCGGCGACGAGGTGATCTGGAGCGGCAATGACCGGGAAGGATTCCACTCCTCGCACCGGGTGACCTGGAGCGGCCACAATCTCGGCCACAGCATCTACGGGCCGCCCACCGGGAGGCGGGTGCAGCGCCGCGAGATCGCGCACTGCGTGGTGCGCCGAGGCCGCATCGTGGAGGAGTGGGTCGTCCACGACGAGACGGCGCTGATTCGCCAGCTCGGGCTGGATGAGGTCGAACTGGCCCGCACTCTCTCCCGGGCGGAGGCGGAACTGGGGTGGCAAGGTCCCGACACCCTCGTCGGCGAGGTGTCCCGGCTGCCCGGCCAGGGACACCCGCCCGTCCACGCGGACGGTGACCCACGCGACCCGGACGCGCTGCCGGGCCTGCTCTACGGGCTGGTCTGGAACGCCCGGATGCTCAACTACCTGGCCAAGTATTACGCGCCGAACGCTGTGGTGTGGGTGCCGGGGAACCGCCGCCTGGAGGGGCACGGCGACCTGACCGCTTACGTGCTGGGGCTGCTGGCCGCTTTTCCCGACGGGGCGATGAGCGTGGACCACGTGGCCTGGATCGGGAGCGAGGCGCAGGGGTACAGGGTGGCCGCGCGCTGGACCTTCCAGGGCACCCACGGGGGGCCGGGACCCTACGGGCCCCCCACCGGGCGGCGGGTGCGGGTGCTGGGAATCAGCCACTTCGAGGTGCGCGGCGGGCGCATCGAGCGCGAGTACATGGTCTGGGACGAGTTCGCCCTGCTCAAGCAGGTGTACCGCCCCGGTTGA
- a CDS encoding ester cyclase — protein sequence MTDDIQPLPVFDFADRPDIADFERAAGTGRRQALRGFDADYTDIVDYIVRCTHKIWEEKAIGLIYTHYAHNAMVHTPGGTIYGRETVVRNTLQNQAIWGDLRAYADDVIWGGNEDEGYYSSHRHVNTATHTGYTDFSPPTGRKILYWGIADCLIRENRIVEEWLTHDGVTIVRQMGYDPLRLAKQAVLPATPHTHGEVDRLPTGQQAPEFVTVPNADGDPQGFIRAVWQNLWNARLVNMVREHYSPGLVAFLPDARKLYGYGDYENFVITLLACFPDLAVTVDHQCVLGDDRRGYRVATRSTFQGTHEGYGPYGAPTGRRVSMIVISHHTVRDGRVVKEWTVFDEFALLKQLHGRIGGASVSGPEVTEVSQ from the coding sequence GTGACCGACGACATCCAGCCGCTCCCCGTCTTCGACTTCGCCGACCGGCCCGATATCGCCGACTTCGAGCGGGCAGCGGGCACCGGGCGCAGACAGGCGCTGCGCGGGTTCGATGCCGACTACACCGACATCGTGGACTACATCGTGCGGTGTACCCATAAGATCTGGGAAGAAAAGGCCATAGGGCTGATCTACACCCACTATGCCCACAACGCGATGGTGCATACCCCCGGCGGCACGATCTACGGGCGCGAGACGGTGGTGCGAAACACCCTCCAGAATCAGGCGATCTGGGGTGACCTGCGGGCCTATGCCGACGATGTGATCTGGGGCGGCAACGAGGACGAGGGGTATTACAGCTCCCACCGCCACGTGAACACGGCCACCCACACCGGATACACCGACTTCAGCCCGCCGACAGGGCGCAAAATCCTGTACTGGGGCATCGCCGACTGCCTGATCCGCGAGAACAGGATCGTGGAGGAGTGGCTGACCCATGACGGCGTGACCATCGTGAGGCAGATGGGGTACGACCCGCTGCGTCTGGCGAAACAGGCCGTCCTGCCCGCCACGCCTCACACCCACGGCGAGGTGGACCGCCTGCCCACCGGTCAGCAGGCGCCGGAGTTCGTAACGGTGCCAAACGCCGACGGGGACCCGCAGGGATTCATCCGGGCCGTCTGGCAGAACCTGTGGAATGCCCGGCTGGTCAACATGGTCCGCGAGCATTACTCGCCCGGCCTCGTCGCCTTCCTGCCCGACGCGCGCAAGCTGTACGGGTACGGCGACTACGAGAACTTCGTCATCACGCTGCTGGCCTGCTTCCCCGATCTGGCGGTCACCGTGGACCACCAGTGCGTGCTGGGCGACGACCGGCGCGGCTACCGGGTGGCGACACGCTCCACCTTCCAGGGCACCCACGAGGGGTACGGGCCGTACGGCGCCCCTACCGGGCGGCGCGTCTCCATGATCGTGATCAGCCACCACACCGTCCGGGACGGCAGGGTCGTGAAGGAATGGACGGTCTTTGACGAGTTCGCGCTCCTCAAACAATTGCACGGGCGGATCGGGGGTGCCAGTGTCAGCGGACCAGAGGTTACCGAAGTCAGCCAGTGA
- a CDS encoding ester cyclase, giving the protein MTTRRSQPRPAIFDLAGHPDMADFERAAGTGRRQPLAGFDDDYTDIVDYIVRCTHKIWEEKAIGLIYTHYAHNVILHTSFGVTYGREAVVRNTLASQAGFTAGRGYADDVIWGGDERDGFYTSHRVRGSSINTGPTPHGPPTLRRTARWGIADCFIRENRIVEEWLVHDGASSLRQMGYDAVALAKKAVLPARPHTHGEVDRLPTGQQAPAFLDVPGAQADPQGFVAALLHNLWNARLVNMVREHYAPGLVAYVPGERKLSGYGDYENFVITFMACFPDLALTIDHQCALPAPGGHRVATRFTLQGTHQGYGPYGAPTGRRIFLIGASHHVIQGGKVTQEWTLFDEFALLTQLHARQEAQQ; this is encoded by the coding sequence GTGACGACCAGGCGCAGTCAGCCCAGGCCCGCCATATTCGATCTCGCTGGCCACCCCGACATGGCCGACTTCGAGCGGGCCGCGGGCACTGGACGCAGGCAACCGCTGGCGGGCTTCGACGACGATTACACGGACATCGTGGACTACATCGTCCGCTGCACGCACAAAATCTGGGAAGAAAAGGCCATCGGCCTGATCTACACCCACTACGCGCACAACGTCATCCTGCACACCTCGTTCGGCGTCACGTACGGCCGCGAGGCGGTGGTGCGAAACACCCTCGCCAGCCAGGCGGGCTTCACCGCGGGGCGCGGGTACGCCGATGACGTGATCTGGGGCGGGGACGAGCGAGACGGCTTTTACACCTCGCACCGCGTCCGGGGCTCTTCCATCAACACGGGACCGACCCCGCACGGCCCACCGACCCTCCGCCGGACAGCCCGCTGGGGCATCGCGGACTGCTTCATCCGGGAGAACCGCATCGTCGAGGAATGGCTCGTCCACGATGGGGCGAGCAGTCTGCGGCAGATGGGATATGACGCAGTGGCCCTGGCGAAAAAGGCCGTGCTTCCCGCCAGGCCGCACACGCACGGCGAGGTGGACCGCCTGCCGACCGGCCAACAGGCCCCGGCCTTTCTGGACGTGCCGGGTGCGCAAGCGGACCCACAGGGCTTCGTCGCCGCCCTCCTGCACAACCTCTGGAATGCCCGCCTCGTCAACATGGTGCGCGAGCATTACGCGCCGGGTCTCGTGGCCTACGTGCCCGGCGAGCGCAAGCTGTCCGGGTACGGCGATTACGAGAACTTCGTGATCACGTTCATGGCCTGCTTTCCCGACCTCGCGCTGACGATCGACCACCAGTGCGCCCTTCCGGCCCCCGGAGGCCACCGGGTCGCCACCCGCTTCACCCTGCAGGGCACGCACCAGGGCTACGGTCCCTACGGCGCACCGACCGGGCGGCGCATCTTCCTCATCGGGGCCAGCCATCACGTCATCCAGGGCGGCAAGGTCACTCAGGAATGGACGCTCTTCGACGAATTCGCCCTGCTCACCCAGCTCCACGCCCGCCAGGAGGCTCAGCAGTGA
- a CDS encoding ester cyclase, whose translation MDDRAQAPLPVFDFADRPDMADFERAADTGRRQPLAGYDPDYTDIVDYIVRCTHKIWEEKGIGLIYTHYGHNAIVHYSSGIMYGREGMVVNTLQRQAAYADRRAYADDVIWSGNEQDGFYTSHRVSSLGTNTGYTEFGPPTGRKIQRWGFADCFSVRNKIVEEWLMSDAITELRQMGYDPLKLAHASVLPWSPHTHGEVDRLPTGQQAPEFHDVPSPDDPQAFVRAILLNLWNARLVNMVREHYAPGHVAFVPDSRKLYGHGDYENFVITLLASFPDLAMTIDHQCFLGDERRGYRVATRFTLQGTHEGYGPYGAPTRRRIFLIGGSHHIIRGGQIVQEWTLFDEFALLKQLHARVEG comes from the coding sequence ATGGACGACCGTGCCCAGGCCCCCCTCCCCGTCTTCGACTTCGCCGACCGCCCCGATATGGCCGACTTCGAGCGGGCCGCCGATACCGGGAGGCGGCAGCCGCTCGCCGGGTATGACCCCGACTACACCGACATCGTCGATTACATTGTGCGCTGCACCCACAAAATCTGGGAGGAGAAGGGCATCGGCCTGATCTACACCCACTACGGGCACAACGCCATCGTGCATTACTCCAGCGGGATCATGTACGGGCGCGAGGGCATGGTGGTGAACACCCTCCAGCGTCAGGCCGCCTACGCCGACCGCCGCGCCTACGCCGACGACGTGATCTGGAGCGGCAACGAGCAGGACGGTTTCTACACCTCGCACCGGGTGTCGAGCCTGGGCACGAACACCGGGTACACCGAGTTCGGGCCGCCGACGGGCCGGAAGATTCAGCGCTGGGGCTTCGCGGACTGTTTCAGCGTGCGCAACAAGATCGTCGAGGAATGGCTGATGAGCGACGCCATCACCGAGCTGCGCCAGATGGGGTATGACCCCCTCAAGCTGGCCCACGCCTCGGTGCTGCCCTGGAGCCCGCACACCCACGGCGAGGTGGACCGGCTGCCGACGGGACAACAGGCGCCCGAGTTCCACGACGTGCCCTCACCCGACGATCCGCAGGCGTTCGTCCGGGCCATCCTGCTGAACCTCTGGAACGCCCGCCTGGTCAACATGGTCCGCGAGCATTACGCCCCGGGCCACGTTGCCTTTGTGCCTGACTCCCGCAAGCTGTACGGCCACGGGGACTACGAGAACTTCGTCATCACGCTGCTCGCCAGCTTTCCCGACCTGGCCATGACGATCGATCACCAGTGCTTCCTGGGGGACGAGCGGCGCGGCTACCGGGTCGCCACGCGCTTCACCCTCCAGGGCACGCACGAGGGCTACGGGCCGTACGGCGCCCCGACTCGACGGCGCATCTTCCTCATCGGTGGGTCGCACCACATCATCCGGGGGGGCCAGATCGTCCAGGAGTGGACGCTGTTCGACGAATTCGCCCTGCTCAAGCAGCTTCACGCCCGGGTGGAAGGCTGA
- a CDS encoding carbohydrate ABC transporter permease — protein sequence MNSPVPARSLTPRRRLGQTLETLGTLLVIFFVAFPLLWMLLTAFKTQADTFSPKLLFQPTLDNFRAVFDNPIWLGSHVWVSALVSFLTVAITVPLGAAAAYVISRHRFRGRETLSLLILITQFIPAVVVAIPFFTLFRSLNLIDTAVGLVILYLSFTLPYAIWLLRGFFDALPVEVEEASFIDGCNELQTLRHVTIPLIMPGILVSAVFAFISAWNEFFFALILARTNTQTLPIAIQGISGAKGPEWQKVAAASMVVMLPIMVMSLFIRRYFVEGITVGAVK from the coding sequence ATGAACAGTCCTGTCCCCGCCAGAAGTCTCACCCCCCGCCGCCGATTGGGGCAGACGCTCGAAACGCTCGGCACGCTGCTGGTGATCTTTTTCGTGGCGTTCCCGCTGCTGTGGATGCTGCTGACCGCCTTCAAGACGCAGGCCGACACGTTCTCGCCCAAGCTCCTGTTCCAGCCCACGCTCGACAACTTCCGCGCCGTCTTCGACAACCCGATCTGGCTGGGATCGCACGTGTGGGTGAGCGCGCTGGTGTCGTTCCTGACCGTCGCCATCACGGTGCCGCTGGGGGCCGCGGCCGCCTACGTCATCTCGCGGCACCGCTTCCGCGGGCGCGAAACGCTGTCGCTGCTCATCCTGATAACCCAGTTCATCCCGGCGGTGGTCGTCGCCATCCCCTTCTTCACGCTGTTTCGCAGCCTGAACCTGATCGACACGGCCGTGGGCCTCGTCATCCTCTACCTGTCGTTCACGCTGCCCTACGCGATCTGGCTGCTGCGCGGCTTTTTCGACGCCCTCCCGGTGGAGGTCGAGGAGGCGTCCTTCATCGACGGCTGCAACGAGCTTCAGACCCTGCGCCACGTGACGATCCCCCTGATCATGCCGGGCATCCTGGTGTCCGCGGTCTTCGCCTTCATCTCGGCCTGGAACGAGTTCTTCTTCGCGCTGATCCTGGCCCGCACGAACACCCAGACGCTGCCCATCGCCATCCAGGGCATCTCCGGGGCGAAGGGCCCCGAGTGGCAGAAGGTGGCGGCGGCGAGCATGGTCGTGATGCTGCCGATCATGGTGATGTCGCTGTTCATCCGCCGCTACTTCGTGGAGGGCATCACCGTCGGGGCGGTCAAGTGA
- a CDS encoding carbohydrate ABC transporter permease, which yields MALPQTTAEASTPPLRSALRPRRQGAQVRTGALRWLLLGPALLIVMATVLYPLVSSLITSFRDWRLIYSPTPGPFVGFANYARAFTDGGFLNSLGVSAAYMVLSVTLTLLIGLGIALLLAKPTRLNVFARTLLIFPFAVAPVLKGYSWRFMLDPDAGVYARLIGAVVPPLKGFLWLGHEFSALLALAMSEVWGWAPLFALMFIGALGSIPAEVNEAARVDGATNTQIFFRITLPLLAPVIYIVGLLKIISALKMFDQVVTMTGGGPGDSTQTLYYYVYQLAFRNLDMGYASAVSYLLVVVMGLFAVLYVRVLLRER from the coding sequence ATGGCACTTCCCCAGACGACCGCCGAAGCCTCGACACCGCCCCTTCGTTCGGCCCTCCGGCCCAGGCGGCAGGGCGCCCAGGTTCGCACCGGCGCCCTGCGCTGGCTGCTTCTGGGTCCCGCGCTGCTGATCGTCATGGCGACGGTGCTCTACCCGCTGGTCTCGTCGCTGATCACGTCGTTCCGCGACTGGCGGCTGATCTACTCGCCCACGCCCGGCCCCTTCGTGGGCTTTGCCAACTACGCCCGCGCGTTCACCGACGGCGGCTTCCTGAACAGCCTGGGCGTCAGCGCGGCCTACATGGTCCTCTCGGTGACCCTGACGCTGCTCATCGGGCTGGGCATCGCGCTGCTGCTCGCCAAGCCGACTCGGCTGAACGTGTTCGCGCGCACGCTGCTGATCTTTCCCTTCGCGGTCGCCCCAGTGCTCAAGGGCTACAGTTGGCGCTTCATGCTTGACCCCGACGCCGGGGTGTACGCCCGGTTGATCGGCGCGGTGGTGCCGCCCCTCAAGGGCTTCCTGTGGCTGGGGCACGAGTTCAGCGCGCTCCTGGCCCTCGCCATGTCGGAGGTCTGGGGCTGGGCGCCGCTCTTCGCCCTGATGTTTATCGGGGCGCTGGGGTCCATCCCCGCCGAGGTCAACGAGGCCGCCCGGGTGGACGGGGCCACGAACACCCAGATTTTCTTCCGCATCACGCTGCCGCTGCTGGCCCCCGTCATCTACATCGTGGGGCTGCTCAAGATCATCTCGGCCCTCAAGATGTTCGACCAGGTGGTCACCATGACGGGCGGCGGTCCGGGCGACTCGACCCAGACGCTGTACTACTACGTGTACCAGCTTGCGTTCCGCAACCTCGACATGGGCTACGCCTCAGCGGTGTCGTACCTGCTGGTGGTCGTCATGGGGCTCTTCGCCGTGCTGTACGTGCGCGTGCTGCTGAGGGAGCGCTGA
- a CDS encoding ABC transporter substrate-binding protein — translation MDHARKAIWRRAGGALVLTGVLGLGTLAVQAQGATTLYGLKAGKPYNGTKLKFLICCLAAGQFAQLSKMTGEGSEFQKLTGITAQWENTPYGALQQKELVEATTGGTTYDVVSWVDAWGEALKPYLLPLNSRIKADKINLKDYPNAYIEASTDSKGNIIGIPFRGHPLVLFYRKDVFKELGLPVPRTWQAAVSTAQTIQKRKPGMVGLSAMYGVSAGQNLFSWVSMLWGNGGDILDKNNRPVFNNAKGVQATQLYIDMLRKDKIVPAAATTFGETESSNQILQGKAAMWVGWWWYWSQFADPKTVAPAVLNNVGFAPAPGWAGGTTQNYALVWPIGIFKNSKNPDAAWEFIKYVTNTDVQKKVASNRSVPAEADNTIVTFSGMNDPKVNAANGGIPKVGAQALRTARTLPQVRSWAEIQSVLEVGINKMANGADVKATLDGMARDVDAIQKRAGYYR, via the coding sequence ATGGATCACGCACGGAAGGCAATCTGGAGGCGGGCGGGTGGGGCGCTCGTCCTGACGGGGGTGCTGGGCCTGGGGACGCTGGCGGTGCAGGCCCAGGGGGCGACCACCCTCTACGGCCTCAAAGCGGGCAAGCCCTACAACGGCACCAAGCTCAAATTCCTGATCTGCTGCCTGGCGGCCGGGCAATTCGCGCAGCTCAGCAAGATGACCGGCGAGGGCAGCGAATTCCAGAAGCTGACCGGCATCACCGCGCAGTGGGAGAACACGCCCTACGGCGCCCTGCAGCAAAAGGAACTGGTCGAGGCCACCACCGGCGGCACGACCTACGATGTGGTTTCCTGGGTGGACGCCTGGGGTGAGGCGCTCAAGCCGTACCTGCTGCCGCTGAACAGCCGCATCAAGGCGGACAAGATCAATCTCAAGGATTACCCCAACGCCTACATCGAGGCCTCGACCGACAGCAAGGGCAACATCATCGGCATTCCGTTCCGCGGACACCCGCTGGTGCTGTTCTACCGCAAGGACGTGTTCAAGGAACTGGGGCTGCCGGTGCCGCGCACCTGGCAGGCGGCCGTCAGCACCGCCCAGACCATCCAGAAGCGCAAACCGGGCATGGTGGGCTTATCCGCCATGTACGGCGTGAGCGCGGGCCAGAACCTCTTCAGCTGGGTCAGCATGTTGTGGGGCAACGGCGGCGACATCCTCGACAAGAACAACCGCCCGGTCTTCAACAACGCCAAGGGCGTGCAGGCCACCCAACTCTACATCGACATGCTGCGCAAGGACAAAATCGTGCCCGCGGCGGCCACCACCTTCGGCGAGACCGAATCCTCCAACCAGATTCTCCAGGGCAAGGCCGCCATGTGGGTCGGCTGGTGGTGGTACTGGTCGCAGTTCGCCGATCCCAAAACGGTCGCGCCCGCCGTGCTGAACAACGTCGGCTTCGCCCCCGCCCCCGGCTGGGCGGGCGGCACCACCCAGAACTACGCGCTGGTGTGGCCGATCGGCATCTTCAAGAACTCGAAGAATCCCGACGCGGCCTGGGAATTCATCAAGTACGTCACCAACACCGACGTGCAGAAGAAGGTCGCCTCGAACCGCAGCGTTCCGGCCGAGGCCGACAACACCATCGTCACCTTCTCGGGCATGAACGACCCCAAGGTCAACGCGGCCAACGGCGGGATTCCCAAGGTCGGGGCGCAGGCGCTGCGGACCGCGCGCACGCTGCCGCAGGTGCGCTCGTGGGCCGAGATTCAGAGCGTGCTGGAGGTGGGCATCAACAAGATGGCGAACGGGGCCGACGTCAAGGCGACCCTCGACGGCATGGCCCGGGACGTGGACGCCATTCAGAAGCGCGCCGGGTACTACCGGTAG
- a CDS encoding alpha/beta fold hydrolase: protein MTGEPQVVLVPGTLCDAALWADVAVPGGAHVLNMVRGRSLADTAEQVLNDVQDGTRLHLVGFSLGAIVAFEVLRRVPERLSRLTLISANPHAPLPLQLETWAAQAGQVRAGHFEEVAQVIADTSGPHRQKVLEMARRVGPEVYLEQLDLLRSRPDSRGDLARFTGPLTLLVGGEDRVTPPHLAAELHALDPHAAVRVVPGAGHYLPLDAPDAISDVLNGVAHA, encoded by the coding sequence GTGACGGGAGAGCCCCAGGTGGTGCTGGTGCCGGGTACGCTCTGCGACGCGGCGCTGTGGGCGGATGTGGCCGTGCCGGGGGGAGCGCACGTGCTGAACATGGTCCGGGGGCGCTCGCTGGCCGACACCGCCGAACAGGTCCTGAATGATGTGCAGGACGGGACGCGGCTGCACCTCGTGGGCTTCTCGCTGGGGGCCATCGTCGCCTTCGAGGTGCTGCGGCGGGTCCCGGAGCGGCTCTCCCGACTCACCCTGATCAGCGCCAACCCGCACGCGCCCCTCCCGCTTCAGTTGGAGACCTGGGCGGCGCAGGCGGGACAAGTGCGCGCCGGACACTTCGAGGAGGTGGCGCAGGTCATCGCGGACACCAGCGGGCCGCACCGGCAGAAGGTGCTGGAGATGGCGCGGCGGGTGGGACCGGAGGTCTACCTGGAACAGCTCGACCTGCTGCGCTCGCGCCCCGACAGCCGGGGCGACCTGGCCCGCTTCACCGGGCCGCTGACCCTGCTGGTCGGCGGGGAGGACCGCGTCACGCCGCCCCACCTGGCCGCCGAACTCCACGCCCTGGATCCCCACGCCGCCGTCCGGGTGGTGCCGGGCGCGGGGCACTACCTGCCGCTGGATGCCCCGGACGCGATCTCAGACGTTCTGAACGGGGTGGCCCATGCCTGA
- a CDS encoding HpcH/HpaI aldolase family protein: MPEGLSRLAERFAAGETVLGGWLHLPGGVSAEVMGHAGYDALTVDLQHGLIGEGGLVATLEAIAATPAVPLVRVPWLHPPDLMRALDAGAAGVICPMIDTPGQARALVQACRYPPRGGRSFGPTRARLVYGDDYGVRADLDTLVFAMIETGEALGNLEAILDTPGLSGVFVGPGDLSLSLTGRATLDFRGGEPAGAVARIAQETLRRGLIPGIFTPGAELARAAMDLGYRFVTPGSDLALLAGAARAVLGELRGQQPTPAPPTSY, translated from the coding sequence ATGCCTGAAGGCCTGTCACGCCTGGCTGAACGGTTCGCCGCCGGGGAGACGGTGCTGGGCGGCTGGCTGCACCTGCCCGGCGGGGTGAGCGCGGAGGTGATGGGGCACGCGGGCTACGACGCCCTCACGGTGGACCTGCAACACGGCCTGATCGGGGAGGGTGGGCTCGTCGCCACGCTGGAAGCCATCGCGGCCACGCCCGCCGTCCCCCTCGTACGCGTTCCCTGGCTGCACCCGCCCGACCTGATGCGCGCCCTGGACGCCGGGGCCGCCGGGGTGATCTGCCCCATGATCGACACGCCGGGGCAGGCCCGCGCCCTCGTCCAGGCCTGCCGCTACCCGCCCCGGGGGGGCCGGAGTTTCGGCCCCACCCGCGCCCGGCTGGTGTACGGCGACGATTACGGCGTGCGCGCCGATCTGGACACGCTGGTGTTCGCCATGATCGAGACGGGGGAGGCCCTGGGGAATCTCGAAGCCATCCTCGACACCCCCGGGCTCAGCGGTGTGTTCGTCGGTCCGGGCGACCTCAGCCTGAGCCTCACCGGCCGCGCCACCCTCGACTTCCGCGGGGGTGAGCCCGCCGGGGCGGTGGCGCGCATCGCCCAGGAAACCCTGCGCCGGGGCCTGATTCCCGGCATCTTCACCCCCGGCGCCGAACTGGCCCGCGCCGCGATGGACCTCGGCTACCGCTTCGTGACCCCCGGGTCCGACCTGGCCCTGCTGGCTGGGGCCGCCCGCGCCGTGCTGGGCGAACTGCGCGGCCAGCAGCCCACCCCGGCACCCCCGACCAGCTACTGA